A DNA window from Ictalurus furcatus strain D&B chromosome 22, Billie_1.0, whole genome shotgun sequence contains the following coding sequences:
- the sh2b3 gene encoding SH2B adapter protein 3, with the protein MNGNTIEETPSSIAPPCGWREFCELHASATARELAQHYRRFAGTRPPHDVVSPEKFSRHFSAIFQHHFRQEVAKEEAPPPPVTGRACSFSGVLDYREAGRPVGGASFVILPPKLEREQPLQNFTTHRPLGHSQGVELAENYAPSPVLPPPSHVNVFSQIGRSVCQFFKKHSSREDSVHDNSGDESERRSGASGSAEHSSATAPRSGIQLFSRLKRHSTKWRQDTGSVCKEGHFSYLEVNDTISDTAPRWMRCRLLVRRTNDRLELQLYNPPKVRVTDLAEIPNIYSAPCIWCE; encoded by the coding sequence ATGAATGGCAACACTATCGAGGAGACCCCGAGCAGCATAGCGCCCCCTTGTGGCTGGAGGGAGTTTTGCGAGCTTCATGCGAGTGCCACGGCGCGAGAGTTAGCGCAGCATTACCGCCGTTTTGCCGGAACTCGACCGCCGCACGATGTTGTTTCTCCGGAGAAATTCAGCAGGCACTTCAGCGCCATCTTCCAGCACCACTTCCGGCAAGAGGTGGCCAAAGaagaagccccgccccctcccgtGACTGGCCGTGCATGCTCCTTTTCTGGAGTGCTCGATTACCGGGAAGCAGGTCGACCAGTGGGTGGAGCCTCATTTGTCATTTTGCCACCAAAGCTGGAGCGGGAGCAGCCGCTGCAAAACTTCACTACACACAGACCACTTGGTCACTCCCAAGGGGTGGAGCTTGCTGAGAATTACGCCCCTTCGCCTGTTTTGCCACCCCCCTCACATGTCAACGTCTTCTCTCAGATCGGAAGAAGCGTGTGCCAGTTCTTCAAGAAACATTCGTCGCGTGAGGACTCGGTCCATGACAACTCCGGGGACGAGTCGGAGAGAAGAAGCGGGGCTTCGGGGTCAGCGGAACACTCCTCAGCTACAGCGCCGCGTAGTGGCATACAGCTGTTCAGCCGCCTGAAGAGGCACAGCACAAAATGGCGGCAGGATACAGGAAGCGTGTGCAAGGAAGGACATTTTAGCTACCTGGAGGTAAATGACACGATTTCGGACACGGCCCCACGCTGGATGCGCTGCCGCCTGCTGGTCCGGAGGACAAACGACAGGTTGGAACTTCAGCTCTACAACCCGCCCAAGGTAAGAGTCACGGACCTAGCAGAAATTCCAAACATTTATTCTGCACCCTGTATATGGTGCGAGTGA